One part of the Fusobacterium pseudoperiodonticum genome encodes these proteins:
- a CDS encoding heavy-metal-associated domain-containing protein produces MKLNLKIDGMGCEHCIKSVREALEGISGVKVIDVKIGSAEVEAENDSVLNEIREKLDDAGYDLV; encoded by the coding sequence ATGAAATTAAATTTAAAAATTGATGGTATGGGTTGTGAACATTGTATAAAATCTGTTAGAGAAGCACTTGAAGGAATAAGTGGAGTAAAAGTGATAGATGTTAAAATTGGTTCAGCAGAAGTAGAAGCAGAAAATGATAGTGTATTAAATGAAATAAGAGAAAAACTAGATGATGCAGGTTATGATTTAGTTTAG
- the map gene encoding type I methionyl aminopeptidase, translated as MRLIKTLDEIKGIRKANQIIAKIYTDIIPPYLKPGITTREIDRIIDEYIRSCGARPACIGVEGIYGPFPAATCISVNEEVVHGVPGDRVIKEGDIVSLDTVTELDGYYGDSARTFAIGIIDDESRKLLEVTEKAREIGIQTAVAGNRLGDVGHAIQTFVEQNDFSVVRDFAGHGVGLALHEEPMIPNYGRKGRGLKIENGMVLAIEPMVNAGTYKIAMLPDGWTIITRDGKRSAHFEHSIAIIDGKPVILSELD; from the coding sequence ATGAGATTAATTAAAACATTAGATGAAATCAAAGGAATAAGAAAAGCTAATCAAATTATAGCTAAAATCTATACTGATATTATTCCTCCATATTTAAAACCTGGAATTACAACTAGAGAAATTGACAGAATTATTGATGAATATATCAGAAGCTGTGGAGCAAGACCTGCTTGTATTGGAGTTGAAGGGATTTATGGACCTTTCCCAGCTGCAACTTGTATTTCTGTAAATGAAGAAGTTGTTCATGGAGTTCCTGGAGATAGAGTTATCAAAGAAGGAGATATTGTAAGTCTAGATACTGTAACAGAATTAGATGGTTACTATGGAGATTCTGCTAGAACTTTTGCTATAGGTATTATTGATGATGAAAGTAGAAAACTTTTAGAAGTTACAGAAAAAGCAAGAGAAATTGGAATTCAAACTGCTGTTGCTGGAAATAGACTAGGTGATGTAGGTCATGCTATTCAAACTTTTGTTGAACAAAATGATTTTTCTGTTGTAAGAGATTTTGCAGGGCATGGAGTTGGCTTAGCACTACATGAAGAACCTATGATACCAAACTATGGTAGAAAAGGTAGAGGTCTTAAAATAGAAAATGGAATGGTTTTAGCTATTGAACCTATGGTTAATGCTGGAACTTATAAGATAGCAATGCTTCCTGATGGTTGGACTATTATTACAAGAGATGGAAAAAGATCTGCTCATTTTGAACATAGTATAGCTATTATCGATGGTAAGCCTGTTATTTTAAGTGAATTAGATTAA
- the polA gene encoding DNA polymerase I, whose product MKRAVLLDVSAIMYRAYFANMNFRTKNEPTGAVYGFINTLLSIIKEFNPDYMAAAFDVKRSSLKRTEIYSDYKSNRQSTPEDLVAQIPRIEEVLDAFNINRYRIESYEADDVLGSIAKKIAKDDLEVIIVTGDKDLSQLVEKNITIALLGKGTEGEKFGMLRTAEDVVNYLGVVPEKIPDLFGLIGDKSDGIPGVTKIGEKKALAIFSKYDSLEKIYENIDDLKNIEGIGPSLIKNLTNEKDIAFLSRELAKIFTNLDINADEENLKYFMDKEKLYELCKALEFKMFIKKLNLEEKVQKTDFDHKPVLLSLFDKVEEVEKTEKVEKEIKYEKELNINFSNRELVIIDNETLLNEQKEYLNNYKKIASIYYEELGIILSTEEKDLYFPLNHGGLLSKNIDKNTLIKFIAELDVKFISYNFKTLLNLGFTFKSMYMDMMIAYHLISSQTKMDVFIPITEYSNVDAKDFKTTFGKAHIETLLVGEFAGYLSKIGLGILAIYDEINHILHKEELYDILIQNEMPLIPVLSLMERKGIKIDVSYFKNYSSELEKELTKIEKAIYEEADEEFNINSPKQLGDILFVKMNLPSGKKTKTGYSTDVMVLEDLESYGYNIARLLLDYRKLNKLKTTYVDTLPNLVDSNSRIHTSFNQIGTATGRLSSSEPNLQNIPVKTDDGIKIREGFVAEEGKVLMSIDYSQVELRVLTSMSKDENLIEAYREEKDLHDLTARRIFNLSDSDDVTREQRTIAKIINFSIIYGKTAFGLAKELKIPVKDASEYIKKYFEQYPRVTTFEKEVIEFGEEHGYVKTLFGRKRYISGIDSKNKTIKAQAERMAVNTVIQGTAAEILKKVMLKVYETLKDKDDIALLLQVHDELIFEVEESSVEKYSEILADIMKNTVKLEDVNLNININIGKNWAEAK is encoded by the coding sequence ATGAAAAGAGCTGTACTTTTAGATGTAAGTGCGATAATGTATAGAGCATATTTTGCAAATATGAATTTCAGAACTAAAAATGAACCAACAGGAGCTGTCTACGGTTTTATTAATACTCTATTGAGTATAATAAAAGAATTTAATCCTGACTATATGGCTGCTGCCTTTGATGTAAAAAGATCTTCACTGAAGAGGACAGAAATATATAGTGATTATAAATCTAATAGACAATCTACTCCTGAAGATTTAGTTGCACAAATTCCAAGAATAGAAGAGGTTTTAGATGCTTTCAATATAAATAGATACAGAATAGAATCTTACGAAGCTGATGATGTACTTGGAAGCATAGCTAAGAAAATAGCTAAGGATGATTTAGAAGTTATAATTGTCACAGGTGATAAAGATCTGTCTCAATTAGTTGAAAAGAATATAACTATTGCCTTACTTGGAAAAGGTACAGAAGGTGAAAAATTTGGAATGTTGAGAACAGCTGAGGATGTTGTAAACTACTTAGGAGTTGTTCCTGAAAAGATTCCTGATTTATTTGGACTTATTGGTGATAAAAGTGATGGTATACCAGGAGTAACAAAGATAGGAGAAAAGAAAGCTCTAGCTATATTTTCTAAATATGATAGTCTAGAAAAAATTTATGAAAATATAGATGATTTAAAAAATATAGAAGGTATTGGTCCTTCTCTTATAAAAAATCTTACAAATGAAAAAGATATAGCTTTTTTAAGTAGAGAGCTAGCAAAAATCTTCACAAATTTGGATATTAATGCAGATGAAGAAAATTTAAAATACTTTATGGATAAAGAGAAACTATATGAACTTTGTAAAGCCTTAGAATTTAAGATGTTTATTAAAAAATTAAATTTAGAAGAAAAAGTCCAAAAAACTGATTTTGATCATAAACCTGTTCTGCTTTCACTTTTTGATAAAGTTGAAGAAGTAGAGAAAACAGAAAAAGTTGAAAAAGAAATTAAATACGAAAAAGAACTTAATATAAATTTTTCTAATAGAGAGCTTGTAATTATTGATAACGAAACTCTTTTAAATGAACAAAAAGAATACTTGAATAACTATAAAAAAATTGCTTCTATCTACTATGAAGAATTAGGTATAATTTTATCTACTGAAGAAAAGGATTTATATTTTCCTTTAAATCATGGAGGCTTACTTTCTAAAAATATAGATAAAAATACTTTAATAAAGTTTATAGCTGAACTTGATGTAAAATTTATTTCATATAATTTTAAAACTTTATTAAATTTAGGATTTACTTTTAAGTCTATGTATATGGATATGATGATAGCATACCATTTAATTAGCTCTCAAACTAAAATGGATGTTTTTATCCCTATTACAGAGTATTCTAATGTTGATGCTAAAGACTTTAAAACAACTTTTGGAAAAGCTCATATAGAGACTCTATTAGTTGGTGAGTTTGCAGGATACTTGTCTAAGATAGGTTTAGGTATCTTAGCTATCTATGATGAAATAAATCATATACTACATAAAGAAGAACTTTATGATATCTTAATTCAAAATGAAATGCCTTTAATTCCTGTTCTATCTCTTATGGAAAGAAAGGGAATTAAAATAGATGTTTCTTACTTTAAAAACTACTCTTCTGAGTTAGAAAAAGAACTTACTAAGATTGAAAAAGCCATCTATGAAGAAGCTGATGAAGAGTTTAATATAAATTCTCCAAAGCAATTAGGAGATATACTATTTGTAAAAATGAATTTACCTAGTGGTAAAAAGACTAAAACTGGATATTCTACAGATGTAATGGTTTTGGAAGACTTAGAAAGTTATGGATATAATATAGCGAGATTACTTCTTGACTATAGAAAACTTAATAAGTTAAAAACTACTTATGTAGATACCCTACCTAATCTAGTTGATTCTAATTCAAGAATACATACAAGTTTTAACCAAATAGGAACAGCAACAGGTAGACTTTCTTCATCTGAGCCTAATCTACAAAATATTCCTGTAAAGACAGATGATGGAATTAAAATAAGAGAAGGTTTTGTTGCAGAAGAAGGAAAAGTTTTAATGAGTATAGACTATTCTCAAGTTGAATTGAGAGTACTTACTTCTATGTCTAAAGATGAAAATCTAATAGAAGCATATAGAGAAGAAAAAGATTTACATGATTTAACTGCAAGAAGAATTTTTAACTTATCAGATTCTGATGATGTGACTAGAGAACAGAGAACTATTGCTAAGATTATTAATTTTAGTATAATCTATGGAAAAACAGCCTTTGGTTTAGCTAAAGAATTAAAAATACCTGTAAAAGATGCTTCGGAATATATAAAGAAATATTTTGAACAATATCCAAGAGTTACAACTTTTGAAAAAGAAGTTATAGAGTTTGGAGAAGAACATGGCTATGTTAAGACTCTTTTTGGTAGAAAAAGATATATAAGTGGTATTGATTCTAAAAATAAAACTATAAAAGCTCAAGCTGAAAGAATGGCAGTTAACACTGTCATACAAGGTACAGCAGCTGAAATTCTTAAAAAAGTTATGCTTAAAGTCTATGAAACTTTAAAAGATAAAGATGATATAGCTTTATTATTACAAGTACATGATGAATTAATTTTTGAAGTAGAAGAAAGTTCTGTTGAAAAATACTCAGAAATTTTAGCAGATATAATGAAAAATACAGTTAAACTTGAAGATGTAAATTTGAATATAAACATAAATATAGGTAAGAATTGGGCTGAAGCAAAATAG
- a CDS encoding Rrf2 family transcriptional regulator: MKLKNEIEYVFRILNYLSLQDKDRIVTSTEIAENENIPHLFSIRVLKKMEKKGLLKIFKGANGGYKLNKDPKDITLRDAVETIEEEIIIKDRSCVVGQTSCSVIFTALEEVENNFLNNLDKVNFKELTCPHVDLKIDDEIK, encoded by the coding sequence ATGAAACTTAAAAATGAAATTGAGTATGTTTTTAGAATTTTAAATTATCTATCTTTACAAGACAAGGATAGAATAGTAACATCAACAGAAATTGCAGAAAATGAGAATATTCCTCATCTATTTAGTATTAGAGTTTTAAAAAAGATGGAGAAAAAAGGTCTTTTAAAAATATTTAAAGGTGCTAATGGTGGTTATAAATTAAATAAAGATCCGAAAGATATAACTTTAAGAGATGCAGTTGAAACTATTGAAGAAGAAATTATAATAAAAGATAGAAGCTGCGTTGTTGGACAAACAAGTTGTTCTGTTATATTTACAGCTTTAGAAGAGGTTGAAAATAATTTCTTAAATAACTTAGATAAAGTTAACTTTAAAGAATTGACTTGTCCTCATGTAGATTTAAAAATTGATGATGAAATAAAATAG
- a CDS encoding adenylate kinase, protein MVDVNLVLFGAPGAGKGTQAKFIVDKYGIPQISTGDILRVAVANQTKLGLEAKKFMDAGQLVPDEVVNGLVEERLAEKDCEKGFIMDGFPRTVVQAKALDEILTRLGKQIEKVIALNVPDADIIERITGRRTSKVTGKIYHIKFNPPVDEKEEDLVQRADDTEEVVVKRLETYHNQTAPVLDYYKAQNKVTEIDGTKKLEDITQDIYKILG, encoded by the coding sequence ATGGTTGATGTGAATTTAGTATTATTTGGAGCACCTGGTGCTGGGAAAGGTACACAAGCAAAATTTATTGTAGATAAATATGGAATTCCTCAAATTTCAACTGGAGACATATTAAGAGTTGCTGTTGCTAATCAAACAAAATTAGGACTTGAAGCTAAAAAATTTATGGATGCTGGACAATTAGTTCCTGATGAAGTTGTTAATGGTTTAGTTGAAGAAAGATTAGCTGAAAAAGACTGTGAAAAAGGTTTCATAATGGACGGTTTCCCAAGAACTGTCGTTCAAGCAAAAGCTTTAGATGAAATTTTAACAAGATTAGGAAAACAAATAGAAAAAGTTATCGCTTTAAATGTTCCTGATGCTGATATTATCGAAAGAATTACTGGAAGAAGAACTTCAAAAGTAACTGGTAAAATTTATCATATTAAATTTAATCCTCCAGTTGATGAAAAAGAAGAAGATTTAGTTCAAAGAGCAGATGACACAGAAGAAGTTGTTGTAAAAAGATTAGAAACATATCATAATCAAACTGCCCCTGTTTTAGATTACTATAAAGCACAAAATAAAGTAACTGAAATTGATGGAACAAAGAAATTAGAAGATATCACACAAGATATCTATAAAATCTTAGGATAA
- a CDS encoding ABC-F family ATP-binding cassette domain-containing protein, with the protein MIATASLGMRFSGRKLFEDVNLKFTPGNCYGVIGANGAGKSTFVKILSGELEATEGEVIFDKNKRMSVLKQDHFQYEEEEVLNVVLMGNKKLWDIMVEKNAIYAKTDFTDEDGIRAAELEGEFAELNGWEAETEAETLLMGLKIGADLHHKLMKELTEPEKVKVLLAQALFGEPDVLLLDEPTNGLDVKAISWLENFIMGLENSTVIVVSHDRHFLNKVCTHITDIDYGKIKMYVGNYDFWYESNELMKTLINNKNKKLEQKRQELQEFIARFSANASKSKQATSRKKQLEKLQLEDMQMSNRKYPFIEFKPEREAGNNLLKVENLSKTIEGVKVLDNVSFTIETGDKVVFLAKNDLVKTTLLSILAGEIEPDSGSYTWGVTTSQAYMPRDNSAYFNNTDVNLIDWLRPYSPDEHEAFIRGFLGRMLFSGDETLKKVSVLSGGEKVRCMLSKLMLSGANVLLFDNPSDHLDLESITSLNKALIKFKGTILFGAHDHEFIQTVANRIIEITPKGIVDKVTTYDEYLEDETIQARLEEMYAE; encoded by the coding sequence ATGATAGCAACAGCTAGTCTTGGAATGAGATTTTCTGGTAGAAAGTTATTTGAAGATGTAAATTTAAAATTTACTCCTGGAAACTGTTATGGAGTTATAGGTGCAAATGGAGCAGGGAAATCAACATTTGTAAAAATTCTTTCTGGAGAATTAGAAGCAACTGAGGGAGAAGTTATATTTGATAAAAACAAAAGAATGTCTGTTTTAAAGCAAGACCACTTCCAATATGAAGAAGAAGAAGTTTTAAATGTTGTTCTTATGGGAAATAAAAAGTTATGGGATATCATGGTAGAAAAAAATGCCATCTATGCTAAGACTGATTTTACTGATGAAGATGGAATAAGAGCTGCAGAACTTGAAGGGGAATTTGCTGAACTTAATGGTTGGGAGGCAGAAACAGAAGCAGAAACTTTACTTATGGGGCTTAAAATAGGAGCAGACTTGCATCATAAACTGATGAAAGAATTAACTGAGCCAGAAAAAGTTAAGGTTCTACTTGCACAAGCACTTTTTGGTGAACCAGATGTTTTACTTTTAGACGAGCCTACAAACGGACTTGATGTAAAGGCAATAAGTTGGCTAGAAAACTTTATCATGGGACTTGAAAATTCAACAGTTATTGTTGTATCACATGATAGACACTTTTTAAATAAAGTTTGTACTCATATCACAGATATAGATTACGGTAAAATTAAAATGTATGTTGGAAACTATGATTTCTGGTATGAATCAAATGAACTTATGAAAACTTTAATCAATAATAAGAATAAAAAGTTAGAACAAAAGAGACAAGAATTACAAGAATTCATCGCTAGATTTAGTGCTAATGCTTCTAAGTCTAAACAAGCAACTTCAAGAAAGAAACAATTAGAAAAATTACAACTTGAAGATATGCAAATGTCTAACAGAAAATATCCATTTATTGAGTTTAAACCTGAAAGAGAAGCTGGAAATAACTTACTGAAAGTTGAAAATCTTTCAAAAACAATTGAGGGTGTAAAAGTTTTAGATAATGTTTCTTTCACAATAGAAACAGGAGATAAGGTTGTTTTCTTAGCTAAGAATGACTTAGTTAAAACAACTTTACTATCTATTTTAGCTGGAGAAATTGAACCAGATTCAGGATCTTATACTTGGGGAGTTACAACTAGCCAAGCGTATATGCCAAGAGATAACAGTGCATATTTTAATAATACAGATGTAAATTTAATAGATTGGTTAAGACCATATTCACCTGATGAACACGAAGCATTTATTAGAGGATTCTTAGGAAGAATGTTATTCTCAGGAGATGAAACATTAAAGAAAGTTTCTGTTTTATCTGGAGGAGAAAAAGTTAGATGTATGTTGTCTAAATTAATGCTTTCAGGAGCAAATGTTCTTTTATTTGATAACCCAAGCGACCACTTAGACTTGGAATCAATTACATCTTTAAATAAGGCCTTAATTAAATTTAAAGGAACAATTTTATTTGGGGCTCATGACCATGAGTTTATACAAACAGTTGCAAATAGAATTATTGAAATAACACCAAAAGGTATTGTAGATAAAGTAACAACATATGATGAGTATCTAGAAGATGAAACTATTCAAGCTAGATTAGAAGAAATGTATGCTGAGTGA
- a CDS encoding SDR family oxidoreductase, with protein MKKILVMGGNQFVGKEVAKKLLEKNYKVYVLNRGIRKNLDNAIFLKADRKNIPEMENILKNIELDVIIDISAYTEEQVEILQRVMKNKFKQYILISSASIYTDITESPAKEEDPTGENSAWGDYAKNKYLAEIRTIENSRLYNFKYTIFRPFYIYGIGNNLDRENYFFSRIKYNLPIYIPNKGNNIVQFGYIEDLASAIELAVENSDFYGQVFNISGDEYVTMSEFVEICGKVMNKKSIIKHINTEEKNVKARDWFPFREVNLFGDISKLENTGFRNKYSLIKGLEKTYKYNEEHDLIIEPNLNEIEKEN; from the coding sequence ATGAAAAAAATTTTAGTTATGGGAGGCAATCAGTTCGTCGGAAAAGAAGTCGCAAAAAAACTCTTAGAAAAAAATTATAAGGTTTATGTTTTAAATAGAGGTATTAGGAAAAATTTAGATAATGCCATCTTTTTAAAAGCAGATAGAAAAAACATCCCTGAAATGGAAAATATTTTAAAAAATATAGAGCTAGATGTTATTATCGACATTTCAGCATATACAGAAGAGCAAGTTGAAATTTTACAAAGAGTTATGAAAAATAAATTTAAACAATACATCTTAATAAGTAGTGCTTCTATTTACACTGATATAACAGAAAGTCCTGCTAAAGAAGAGGATCCAACAGGAGAAAATTCAGCCTGGGGTGACTATGCAAAAAATAAATATCTAGCTGAAATAAGAACTATTGAGAATTCAAGATTATATAATTTTAAATATACTATATTTCGTCCTTTCTATATATATGGAATAGGTAACAATTTAGATAGAGAAAATTACTTCTTTTCAAGAATAAAATATAATCTACCTATCTATATCCCAAATAAAGGAAATAATATAGTTCAGTTTGGCTATATAGAAGATTTAGCTTCTGCTATAGAGTTAGCTGTAGAAAATTCTGACTTTTACGGACAAGTTTTTAATATATCAGGTGATGAATATGTTACTATGAGTGAGTTTGTAGAAATTTGTGGGAAAGTTATGAATAAAAAATCTATAATTAAACATATTAACACAGAAGAAAAAAATGTTAAAGCAAGAGATTGGTTTCCATTTAGAGAAGTAAATTTATTTGGAGATATCTCTAAACTTGAAAATACAGGATTTAGAAATAAATACTCTTTAATAAAAGGATTAGAAAAAACATATAAATATAATGAAGAACACGATTTAATAATTGAACCTAATTTAAATGAGATTGAAAAAGAAAATTAA
- a CDS encoding toxin-antitoxin system YwqK family antitoxin produces the protein MKKVLLGFLVVIMTLFVACEAKTDYEYKDGVMYENKKPATGTFEFKSGDYKVKSQFVDGVPEGVLEKYYLDGKLMIKDVFEGGEIIQEEIYYKNGNLMGFSDAEGLKMYYDDGQLLMSSTYSTGETILYHENGNPMMEVLNDDVAIYNEDNERLFKAEGGAMVDLGLTMKKLENGSFEVLKGDKLVSTIDANGEITNYLYSTGEKMMTLSDVDALTEFFFKDGTTLMKQYADGKILINYKSGKPLYEVEENNWYIYDEDGNKITSENETVTDIKKIN, from the coding sequence ATGAAAAAAGTATTATTAGGATTTTTAGTAGTAATTATGACTTTATTTGTTGCTTGTGAAGCTAAGACGGATTATGAGTATAAAGATGGAGTTATGTATGAGAATAAGAAACCAGCAACAGGAACTTTTGAATTTAAAAGTGGAGATTATAAAGTTAAAAGTCAATTTGTAGATGGTGTTCCTGAAGGAGTACTTGAAAAATATTATCTAGATGGAAAGCTTATGATAAAAGATGTTTTTGAAGGTGGAGAAATTATCCAAGAAGAAATTTATTATAAAAATGGTAATTTAATGGGATTTTCTGATGCAGAAGGGCTAAAAATGTACTATGATGACGGACAGTTACTAATGTCTAGTACTTATAGTACTGGAGAGACAATATTATATCATGAAAATGGAAATCCTATGATGGAAGTATTAAACGATGATGTAGCTATTTATAATGAAGATAACGAAAGATTATTTAAAGCGGAAGGTGGAGCAATGGTTGACCTTGGGTTAACTATGAAAAAACTAGAAAATGGTTCATTTGAAGTTTTAAAAGGTGATAAGTTAGTTTCTACGATAGATGCCAATGGAGAAATTACAAATTATTTATATTCAACTGGAGAAAAAATGATGACTTTAAGTGATGTTGATGCTTTAACTGAATTTTTCTTTAAAGATGGAACTACTTTAATGAAACAATATGCAGATGGAAAAATTCTTATCAACTACAAAAGTGGTAAACCACTATATGAAGTTGAAGAAAATAATTGGTATATATATGATGAAGATGGTAATAAAATAACTAGTGAAAACGAAACTGTAACAGATATTAAGAAAATAAATTAA
- a CDS encoding heavy metal translocating P-type ATPase: protein MGNDIKLGTELDDRQEKDNKKLELKIDGISCQACVAKIERKLSRTDGVEKALVNISNNMADIEYDEKEIKASEIMKIIEKLGYTPKRREDLKDKEEALRAEKKLKSELTKSKIAIVLSLILMYISMSHMFGLPIPHIIYPVDHIFNYVAIQFIIAITVMIIGKRFYKVGFRQLFMLSPNMDSLVAVGTSSAFIYSLYISYKIFADNNIHLMHSLYYESAAMIIAFVMLGKYLETLSKGKASAAIKKLVNFQAKKANIIRNGEIVEIDINEVSKGDIVFIKPGEKIPVDGTIIEGHSTIDEAMITGESIPVEKLENDKVYSGSINKDGALKVVVNATEGETLISKIAKLVEDAQMTKAPIARLADKVSLIFVPTVIFIAVFAALLWWFLIKYNVVSVSQNHFEFVLTIFISILIIACPCSLGLATPTAIMVGTGKGAELGILIKSGEALEKLNEIDTIVFDKTGTLTEGRPKVIDIVSIGNALSKDEILKIAASMEVNSEHPLGKAVYDEAKEKNVELYEVKKFLSISGRGVIGEIEEKKYLLGNKKLLLDNGISNLHEEEIHRYELEGKTTILLADEEKLIAFITLADVVRNESIKLIEKLKKENIKTYMLTGDNERTAKVIAKKLDIDDVIAEVSPEDKYKKIKDLQEQGRKVVMVGDGVNDSPALAQADVGMAIGSGTDIAIESADIVLMSKDIETILTAIRLSKATIKNIKENLFWAFFYNSCGIPIAGGLLYLFTGHLLNPMLAGLAMGLSSVSVVTNALRLKRFK, encoded by the coding sequence GTGGGAAATGATATAAAATTAGGAACAGAGCTTGATGATAGACAAGAAAAGGATAACAAGAAATTAGAATTAAAAATTGATGGTATCAGTTGTCAAGCCTGTGTTGCTAAGATAGAAAGAAAATTATCAAGAACTGATGGAGTTGAAAAAGCTCTTGTCAATATTTCAAATAATATGGCTGATATAGAATATGATGAAAAAGAAATAAAAGCTAGTGAAATTATGAAAATAATTGAAAAGCTTGGTTATACTCCAAAAAGAAGAGAAGATTTAAAAGATAAAGAAGAAGCTCTTAGAGCAGAAAAAAAATTAAAATCAGAATTAACTAAATCAAAAATTGCTATAGTTTTATCTTTAATACTTATGTATATTTCAATGAGCCATATGTTTGGATTACCAATACCTCATATAATTTATCCTGTTGATCATATATTTAATTATGTAGCTATACAGTTTATTATAGCTATAACTGTAATGATAATTGGAAAAAGATTTTATAAAGTCGGTTTCAGACAACTGTTTATGTTAAGTCCTAATATGGATAGTTTAGTAGCTGTTGGAACAAGCTCAGCTTTTATATATAGTCTCTATATAAGTTATAAAATATTTGCTGACAATAACATACACTTAATGCATTCTTTGTATTATGAGTCTGCTGCTATGATAATAGCCTTTGTTATGTTAGGAAAATATTTAGAAACTTTAAGTAAGGGAAAAGCTTCAGCAGCAATAAAAAAATTAGTAAATTTTCAAGCTAAAAAGGCTAATATTATTAGAAATGGTGAGATAGTTGAAATAGATATAAATGAAGTTTCAAAAGGTGATATAGTTTTTATTAAACCTGGAGAAAAAATTCCTGTTGATGGAACAATAATTGAAGGTCATTCTACTATAGATGAAGCCATGATAACAGGTGAAAGTATTCCTGTTGAAAAGCTTGAAAATGACAAGGTTTATAGTGGAAGTATAAATAAAGATGGAGCTTTAAAAGTTGTTGTAAATGCAACTGAAGGGGAAACTCTTATTTCAAAGATTGCAAAGCTAGTTGAAGATGCTCAAATGACAAAAGCACCAATAGCAAGACTTGCAGATAAAGTTTCATTGATATTTGTTCCTACTGTTATTTTTATCGCAGTTTTTGCAGCTTTACTTTGGTGGTTTTTAATAAAATATAATGTAGTATCAGTTAGTCAAAATCATTTTGAATTTGTATTGACAATCTTTATATCAATTTTAATTATTGCCTGTCCTTGTTCATTGGGACTGGCAACTCCGACTGCAATAATGGTAGGAACAGGAAAAGGAGCAGAACTAGGTATTTTAATTAAATCTGGAGAAGCTTTAGAAAAATTAAATGAAATTGATACTATTGTTTTTGATAAAACAGGAACATTGACAGAAGGTAGACCAAAAGTTATAGATATTGTAAGTATAGGTAATGCTTTATCTAAAGATGAGATATTGAAAATAGCAGCTTCTATGGAAGTAAACTCAGAACACCCTTTAGGAAAGGCAGTATACGATGAAGCAAAAGAAAAAAATGTAGAGCTTTATGAAGTAAAGAAATTCTTATCTATATCAGGTAGAGGAGTTATAGGGGAAATAGAAGAAAAAAAATATTTATTAGGAAATAAAAAATTATTACTTGATAATGGAATAAGTAATTTACATGAAGAAGAAATTCATAGATATGAACTAGAAGGAAAAACAACTATATTATTGGCTGATGAAGAAAAATTAATAGCTTTTATAACACTTGCAGATGTTGTTAGAAATGAAAGTATAAAACTTATAGAAAAGTTAAAAAAAGAAAATATAAAAACTTATATGCTTACAGGTGACAATGAAAGAACAGCGAAAGTTATTGCTAAAAAGTTAGATATAGATGATGTTATTGCAGAGGTTTCTCCTGAAGATAAGTATAAAAAAATTAAAGATTTACAAGAACAAGGTAGAAAAGTAGTTATGGTTGGAGATGGAGTAAATGACTCTCCAGCACTTGCTCAGGCAGATGTTGGAATGGCAATAGGAAGTGGAACTGATATTGCAATAGAAAGTGCTGATATAGTTTTAATGTCCAAAGATATAGAAACTATTTTAACTGCTATAAGATTGAGTAAGGCAACTATAAAAAATATAAAAGAAAATTTATTCTGGGCATTTTTCTATAATAGTTGTGGTATTCCAATAGCAGGAGGTTTATTATATTTATTTACAGGTCATTTATTAAACCCAATGTTAGCAGGACTTGCTATGGGCTTGAGTTCAGTCTCAGTTGTAACTAATGCTTTAAGGTTAAAAAGATTCAAATAA